The window ATGTCGGCTGTAGAGTATTACCGCCGGAAAAAAGAATACATCCCCGCTGTTCTTAGGGCCTATGAAAGGCTGGCCCAGGAATATGATATTATTGTGATCGAGGGGGCCGGCAGTCCCGCTGAAATCAACCTGAAGGAAGATGATATTGTAAATATGGGACTTGCCCAGCTTGTGGACGCCCCGGTGCTGCTGGTAGGGGACATTGACAAAGGCGGTGTGTTCGCCCAGCTTGTAGGCACACTTATGTTATTAGAGGCGCATGAAAGGGCCCGGGTCAAAGGGATGATTATCAATAAATTCCGGGGAGACAGGAAAATACTAGAGCCGGGCCTGAGGATGCTTAAGGAAAAGACAGGAATCCCTGTGCAAGGGGTGGTGCCTTACTTTTACCTGGATATAGACGACGAGGACAGCCTTACAGAGCGTTTCCAGAAAAAAGGGGAGTCAGGAGTATTAGATATTGCCGTCATCCGGCTTCCACGGATATCCAATTTTACAGATTTTACCGCCCTGGAATGCAGGGAGGAGATCTCCCTGCGGTATGTATCATCACCAGGGGAATTTAAAAATCCTGACGGGGTGATTCTGCCCGGCAGCAAAAATACCATTGGCGATTTGCTGTGGATGCGCCAGAATGGACTGGAGGCAAAAATCATCCGGCACAGTGGGCAGGGGAAGCTGGTCTTTGGGATCTGCGGGGGATACCAGATGCTGGGTGAGGAAATCACAGACCCGGAAGGGGTGGAGCAGAAAGGGAGTACCCAGGGCATGGGGCTTCTGCCTGTAAAAACCTTGTTTGAGAAGGAGAAAACAAGGTCCAGGGTCAGGGGACGTTTTGAGGATCTAAAGGGAATTCTCTCAGATTTAAGCTCTGTGGAAATAGAGGGTTATGAAATCCACATGGGCACCACCATGATTTCAGGGCAGGGGCAGCCTCTTGTATCCCTGGAAGAAGAAGGTTTGGAAGGCGCACAAAAGCTGGATGGGGCCGCCTGTGGGAATGTATATGGCTGCTATGTACACGGCATATTTGACACACCCGGGGCCTCTAAAGGACTGGTGACGGCGCTGCTCAGGCAGAAAGGACTCAGCACAGAGGGGATCCAGGCCGTGGATATGAAGGCCTACAAGGAGCAGCAGTATGACAGCCTGGCCCAAATGATCCGTAACAGCCTGGATATGGAGGCAGTCTATGAAATCCTGGAGAGGGGAAAGGAGGCGCCATGCAGCCTGAAATCCGTATAGGAACAAGAAAGAGCCGCCTGGCAGTGATACAGGCAGAGATTGTACAGAAAGCAATTATGAAAAGCTGTCCCCACTTACAGACCAGGCTTGTCAAAATACAGACTACAGGGGATAGGATACTAAATAAAAGCCTGGATCAGATTGGGGGAAAGGGCCTGTTTGTGAAGGAGCTGGACAGGGCCCTTTTGGAGGGGGAGATTGATATTTCCGTCCACAGCCTGAAGGATATGCCTATGGAGACGGCCCAGGGACTGCCTGTGATTGGATACAGCAAGAGGGAGGATCCAAGGGATGTACTGATATATAAGCCAGGCCTTGCCAGGATCCCGGAAGGCGGGGTGATCGGGACCTCCAGCCGGCGAAGGGCGCTTTTGCTGGGGGCGCTTTATCCTTCCTGTAGCTTCCGCAAAATCAGGGGGAATGTCCAGACACGGCTTAAAAAGCTTGAAGAGGAAGAGTATGACGGGACTGTCCTGGCGGCAGCCGGCCTGAAAAGGCTGGGCCTGGACTCTGTTGTGGGGCGGGTATTTTCTGTAGAGGAAATGGTGCCTGCGGCTGGACAGGGGATTCTGGCCATCCAGGGAAGAAAGGGAGAGGATCACAGCTATCTGGAGAGTATACTGGATGCAAAAAGTGAGGCGGAAGCATCAGCAGAAAGAGAATTTGTGGCGGCCCTGGACGGTGGCTGCACATCCCCTGTGGCAGCCCACGGGGAAGTCCGGGGGACGCAGATGAAACTGACTGGCCTGTACTACCGTGAAAAGGACGGCAGGTATTGGATCGAAACAAGGGTTGGAGAGAGCGTAAAGGCCAGGCAGCTGGGGGCAGCGCTGGCAGAGGATATGAGAAGGAGGGCAGACCATGAATAAGACAGGAAAAGTATGGATTGCAGGGGCAGGCCCCGGGGACGCCAGGCTTCTCACTGTACGGGCCAGGCAGCTGCTGGATGAGGCCGATGTGATCGTATACGATGCCCTGATCAGTACGGAAATACTGAGCCTTATCCCCCTGGGAAAGGAGCTGGTCCATGTGGGGAAGCGGTCGGGGCATCACCTGATGCCCCAGGAGGAAATAAATACCATCCTCCTTAAGGAGGCCCAGAAAGGAAAAAGGGTACTGCGCTTAAAGGGAGGGGATCCTTTTGTGTTTGGGCGGGGAGGAGAGGAGCTGGAGCTTCTGGCTTCCCGGGGCGTCCCTTTTGAAGTCATACCGGGAATCACCTCTGCCGCCGCCGTGCCGGCCTATGCAGGCATTCCAGTTACACACAGAGATTATACTTCCTCCTTTCATGTCATCACAGGGCATCCCAGAAAGGGCGGCGTCAGCAGGATAGACTACCAGGCTCTTGTAAAGGCAGGGGGGACGCTTATATTCCTGATGGGGATTACCTCTATGGAGTCCATACTTAAGGGACTTATGGAGGCCGGAATCGACAAGGATACACCGGCTGCAGTGCTGGAGAAGGGGACACTGGCCAAGCAGCGGCAGGTGGTTTCTACAGTCAGCTGCCTGTTTGGGGAGGCGGCCAAGGCGCAGATTGGCACGCCTGCGGTGATTGTCGTAGGGGATGTGTGCCTTTTGGCAGAGCAGTTCCACTGGGCCGGGGACAGGCCCTTAGGCGGCAGGGAGTTCCTTTTGACCCGCCCCAGGCAGAGCATGTCTGGGCTGGCTGCAAAGCTGAGAGAGCTGGGGGCACAGGTGATTGAACTTCCTGCAGTCAGAACCGTCACAATAGATCCCAATCCCGTGCTGGGGCAGGCGCTCAGAGAACTGGCCGGCTGGAGTGGGGAGAGATGGCTGGTTTTCACCAGTCCCACAGGGGTTTGCACCTTTTTTAGCCAGATGATGAAAATGGGGATGGATATCCGGGATCTATGTGCTGGACTGTACCCTGCTAAGTTTGCTGCCATTGGGACGGGAACAGAAAAAGCACTGCATGGATTCGGCGTTTTTGCGGATCTTGTACCAGACGTATATTGTGCCAGGAGTTTAGGGGAGGAGCTTGCACATACTGTGGCCCCGGGAGGGTATGTTATGGCCGTGCGCGCCCGGGAGGGGTCGGATGAATTATTCCCTCCTCTTTGGGCGGCAGGCATCCATGCAGCTGACATCCCCCTTTATGAGACATTATATGAGACATATGGGACTCTTAAGGAAAAAATAAGTTCCATGCTATGGTCGGGAGAAATAGATGGGGTGACCTTTACCAGTGTATCCACAGTAAAAGGGTTTGTAAGGGCGGTACCCCTGCCTCATTACAGGGGCATCAGGGCCATATGCATCGGAGAGCAGACAGCCGCCGAGGCCCGTAAATATGGTATGCAGATTCAGACCTCCCGGGAGGCGTCGATAGACAGCATGGCAGAGCTTATTTTGGAAATGTTCGGGGACAAACCTTGTAAAAACAGCAGATAAAGGCAGTCCCCATAAGAGTCTGCCGCGTCAATACTGGGGATATATATGGGTAACAGGGCAGGAAAGGAGGATAGATATGCTGGAATACATAGGTAAGAGGATACTGACAGGCATCCTATCTCTTTTTGTGCTGGTGACAGCCGCCTTTTTCCTGACCAGGATGATTCCAGGCAGTCCCTTCCAGGCTGGCAATGTATCGGAAGATGTCTTACATTCCCTGGAGGAGGAGTATGGCCTGGACAGGCCTGTTACGGAGCAGTATATATCCTATATGGGAAATCTGCTCAGGGGTGACCTGGGTGTTTCTTATAAAAAGCCAGGAGTATCGGTAGCGGACATTATTGCCAGGGCGTGGCCCCCCACGGCAGTGCTGGGAGGCCTGGCTGTGGCTGTCTCAGCCATTGCAGGGACAACACTTGGCGCCTGGCAGGCCGTATCAGAGAGAAAGGGAGTCAGGGGCGGCATTTTCCTTGGCACTCTGCTGGGAACAGCAATCCCTAATTTCGCCATTGCCCTGCTCTTGATGCTTGTCCTGGGAGTAGAGTTAAAGCTTCTGCCAGTGGCAGGTCTTGGGTCATGG of the Luxibacter massiliensis genome contains:
- a CDS encoding ABC transporter permease, with product MLEYIGKRILTGILSLFVLVTAAFFLTRMIPGSPFQAGNVSEDVLHSLEEEYGLDRPVTEQYISYMGNLLRGDLGVSYKKPGVSVADIIARAWPPTAVLGGLAVAVSAIAGTTLGAWQAVSERKGVRGGIFLGTLLGTAIPNFAIALLLMLVLGVELKLLPVAGLGSWKHYILPVISLSAYPTAVITRLMHTSFRAEMRQDYVTMARAKGLKFWQAAFTHILRNAWIPVLNYIGPSAAFLMTGSFAVESIFTIPGLGREFVNSIANRDYTLILGLTVFMGVVVMGVSLATDLLCAWLDPRIRRAWR
- a CDS encoding cobyric acid synthase — protein: MAKVIMIQGTMSNVGKSVVAAGLCRAFAQDGYRTAPFKSQNMALNSFITREGLEMGRAQVMQAEAAGIEPSVLMNPILLKPTNDTGSQVIINGEVAGVMSAVEYYRRKKEYIPAVLRAYERLAQEYDIIVIEGAGSPAEINLKEDDIVNMGLAQLVDAPVLLVGDIDKGGVFAQLVGTLMLLEAHERARVKGMIINKFRGDRKILEPGLRMLKEKTGIPVQGVVPYFYLDIDDEDSLTERFQKKGESGVLDIAVIRLPRISNFTDFTALECREEISLRYVSSPGEFKNPDGVILPGSKNTIGDLLWMRQNGLEAKIIRHSGQGKLVFGICGGYQMLGEEITDPEGVEQKGSTQGMGLLPVKTLFEKEKTRSRVRGRFEDLKGILSDLSSVEIEGYEIHMGTTMISGQGQPLVSLEEEGLEGAQKLDGAACGNVYGCYVHGIFDTPGASKGLVTALLRQKGLSTEGIQAVDMKAYKEQQYDSLAQMIRNSLDMEAVYEILERGKEAPCSLKSV
- the hemC gene encoding hydroxymethylbilane synthase — encoded protein: MQPEIRIGTRKSRLAVIQAEIVQKAIMKSCPHLQTRLVKIQTTGDRILNKSLDQIGGKGLFVKELDRALLEGEIDISVHSLKDMPMETAQGLPVIGYSKREDPRDVLIYKPGLARIPEGGVIGTSSRRRALLLGALYPSCSFRKIRGNVQTRLKKLEEEEYDGTVLAAAGLKRLGLDSVVGRVFSVEEMVPAAGQGILAIQGRKGEDHSYLESILDAKSEAEASAEREFVAALDGGCTSPVAAHGEVRGTQMKLTGLYYREKDGRYWIETRVGESVKARQLGAALAEDMRRRADHE
- the cobA gene encoding uroporphyrinogen-III C-methyltransferase, which gives rise to MNKTGKVWIAGAGPGDARLLTVRARQLLDEADVIVYDALISTEILSLIPLGKELVHVGKRSGHHLMPQEEINTILLKEAQKGKRVLRLKGGDPFVFGRGGEELELLASRGVPFEVIPGITSAAAVPAYAGIPVTHRDYTSSFHVITGHPRKGGVSRIDYQALVKAGGTLIFLMGITSMESILKGLMEAGIDKDTPAAVLEKGTLAKQRQVVSTVSCLFGEAAKAQIGTPAVIVVGDVCLLAEQFHWAGDRPLGGREFLLTRPRQSMSGLAAKLRELGAQVIELPAVRTVTIDPNPVLGQALRELAGWSGERWLVFTSPTGVCTFFSQMMKMGMDIRDLCAGLYPAKFAAIGTGTEKALHGFGVFADLVPDVYCARSLGEELAHTVAPGGYVMAVRAREGSDELFPPLWAAGIHAADIPLYETLYETYGTLKEKISSMLWSGEIDGVTFTSVSTVKGFVRAVPLPHYRGIRAICIGEQTAAEARKYGMQIQTSREASIDSMAELILEMFGDKPCKNSR